TCGTCGCAGGCCCGGTTCACGTAGGGCTCGGAGAGCCGCTCCCCATTGCGGTACACCACCCCGTCCACCAGGTGGATGCGATCCCCGGGCAGGCCGATCACGCGCTTCACCACGTAGAGGCCGGATTCCGCCGGAGAGAGAAAGACCACGATGTCGCCGTGCTGCAAACCGCGGTAGGGAACCAGAGGGCCGACCCAGGGAGTCTTGGGAGCGAGGGTGACGCGGTCCACGAAGACGTGGTCGCCGATGAGCAGGGTGTTCTCCATGGAACTGGAGGGGATCTCGAAGGCCTGCAGGTTGAAGGTGATGATGAACAGACCGGTGACCAGCACCACCGCCATGGAGGCCAGGAACTCCATGGGAGTCTCTTTCTTCTTTTCTTCCGGCTCTTCCTTCCCGGCGATCTTTTGTTTCTTGCCCAAGCGGTGACCCTTCCGGCCGGCGCTCCTGCCCCTAACTCACCAGTTGCAGAAAGCGGCCCCAGCGTATGTTGGCGAAGAAGCGCGCGGCGGAGCGCGCCAAATTGATAAGTTTACCACCATCCCGCGGCGGCGCCGGGGCGGGCCGCGTAGCGGGCGAGGCCACCGACCAGTAGATGATCAGGGGCCGGCCGATGATGTTCTCGCGGGGCACGAAGCCCCAGTAGCGGCTGTCCAGGCTGCGGTCGCGATTGTCGCCCAGGACAAAGTACTGGCCCGGCGGCACCACCAGTTCGCCGCCCTGGATCAGGTCCCGCATCTGACTCCACCACGCGGATTCGACGTTGGGCGAGGCCAGGCCCCGCACCGGGAACTCGTCGCGATAGGCGTCGTAGTCGCGCCGGTTGTACAGCGCATATTTCTCGCGGGGGAACACCCCGTTCACCCGCACCCGCTTGTTGATGAGGCGCACCCGGTCGCCCGGGATGCCCACCACCCGCTTCACGAAGTGCTGCTCCGGGTTCACCGGGTAGCGGAAGACGATGATGTCGCCGCGGTCCACCTCGGCGTAGGGCAGCACTTTGCCCCACGACCCGGACTCGCTGAACTGCAGCTTGTCCACCAGCAGGTAATCGCCGATGAGCAGGGTGTTCTCCATGGATTCGGAGGGGATCTGGAAGGCCTGCGCCAGAAAGGTGACTACGAACAAAGCAATGATCACGGTCAACGCCATGGACTGAAGGGAGGTCAGCCAGCCTTCGCGCGCCGGTGGATGCGAGCCGTGAGGACTCATGGACCTGGTTCTGCCCGGGCCGGATCCGGCGCGCCTTGCAACCGTTCCAGACCTTGCCGGGCCGCATTCTGCTCGGCTTCTTTCTTGGTGGAGGCTGAAGCGCGGTACACCTGCTCGCCCTCCGCGGAATGGATGCGCAGCTCCACGGTGAAGACCTTGCGATGATCGGGGCCGTGCTCCATCACCACGCTGTAGCGCGGAGGCGGCAGGGCTCGCGCCTGCAGCAGTTCCTGCAGCGCGGACTTGTGGTCGGTGGTGGCCAGGCCGCCGCCAGCCTGCTCTTGCAGGAGTCCGATCTCGGGCTCGAAGATCCTCTGGCGGATGAGGTGGTGAGCGGCCTCCAGGCCGCCATCCAGATAGACCGCCGCCAGCAGGGCCTCGAGGGCGTCGACCAGCAGGGCAGCCTTGGCGCGGCCGCCACTGCGCTCCTCGCCGCGCCCCAGGCGAAGGAAGCGTCCCAGCTCCAGCCGTTGCGCGACTCCCCCCAGGTGGCGGGCGCTCACCAGATGAGCGCGCAGCTTGGACAGCTGCCCTTCGTGAAAGTCGGGGAAGCGCTCGCAAAGCAATTGGCTGACGACGAAGCCAAGCACGGCGTCGCCGAGGAACTCGAGCTGCTCGTTGTCATCCCGAGCGGAGGAGCCGGGCTCCCGCTCATGGGCGTGCGAGCTGTGGGTGAGCGCGCGCACCAGCAGCTCCGGGTCGCGGAAGCGGTGCCCGAGCCGTTCTTCGAGCGCTGTGATCTCTTCGCTTTTCATCAGGTCTTCGAGCCCGGGCCCTGCCTCCGCGCGGGCAGGAGGAAGGCCCCGCAGCCCGAGGGCTGCAGGGCGGAGCCCGGGAGCCGGAGCGTCGCCCCGGCCGCTAGGACTTGGGAGGCGGCGCGGTGGTTTGCGCCGGCGGCTTCTGTCCGGTGAGCTGGTTGAGCCGGTCCTGCTCCTGCTTGGCCCGCTCAGCAACCATCCCCCCAGTGGTGGCGGAAAGCTCCACGGCCCGGTTGGCGAAGGGGAGCGCGTCGGCGTACTTCTTCTGTTGATCCAGCGCCAGCGCCAGACGAAGCAAGGTGACCGGGTCCGGGCGGGCGGTGTTCAGCTCTACCGCCACGCGGTAGTGTTTCTCCGCCTCCGCCGGATTCTTCCGGACCAACTCCACCATGCCCATGGCGGCGTGGGCGAACGAGGAGAGAACCGGCTTCACGCCCTGTGCCTGCTGGTCCGTGATGCCGGGCGCGGTGGCCAGCCAC
This sequence is a window from Terriglobales bacterium. Protein-coding genes within it:
- the lepB gene encoding signal peptidase I — protein: MSPHGSHPPAREGWLTSLQSMALTVIIALFVVTFLAQAFQIPSESMENTLLIGDYLLVDKLQFSESGSWGKVLPYAEVDRGDIIVFRYPVNPEQHFVKRVVGIPGDRVRLINKRVRVNGVFPREKYALYNRRDYDAYRDEFPVRGLASPNVESAWWSQMRDLIQGGELVVPPGQYFVLGDNRDRSLDSRYWGFVPRENIIGRPLIIYWSVASPATRPAPAPPRDGGKLINLARSAARFFANIRWGRFLQLVS
- the lepB gene encoding signal peptidase I codes for the protein MGKKQKIAGKEEPEEKKKETPMEFLASMAVVLVTGLFIITFNLQAFEIPSSSMENTLLIGDHVFVDRVTLAPKTPWVGPLVPYRGLQHGDIVVFLSPAESGLYVVKRVIGLPGDRIHLVDGVVYRNGERLSEPYVNRACDDITIACYSPYRDNFPAVPTTSGGNVTPDWGGEIAYHIEGGDLVVPPDRYFVMGDNRNVSYDSRYWGFVPREHIIGRPMFIYWSFETPRDQYKKTGLGERVEFLFKVVLHFFDQTRWRRSFQMVS
- the rnc gene encoding ribonuclease III — its product is MKSEEITALEERLGHRFRDPELLVRALTHSSHAHEREPGSSARDDNEQLEFLGDAVLGFVVSQLLCERFPDFHEGQLSKLRAHLVSARHLGGVAQRLELGRFLRLGRGEERSGGRAKAALLVDALEALLAAVYLDGGLEAAHHLIRQRIFEPEIGLLQEQAGGGLATTDHKSALQELLQARALPPPRYSVVMEHGPDHRKVFTVELRIHSAEGEQVYRASASTKKEAEQNAARQGLERLQGAPDPARAEPGP